The genomic DNA TTAAACGTAAACACGGATTCTCCGATATACTTTTGGTGCGAATCTCCGAGTCCCACATACATGAGCTGAGGAACAGATTCTTTCCTGATCCATTTGTTGCTGTGTAATTGATAAGATTGATCGGATGTACCGAACTACATAAGACTGCATTTatataaggctttggtgagatcacacctggaataacatttacagttttggtccccttatctaaggaaacaTATAGTTGCCTTGatgtgggaggtggggggcggggatTCGGGGTTGGCGTGGGATGGGGGAGCGGGCAGATGGTGAAATGAAAATTTAATAGATTATTCCCTGGTATTAAAGGctgcatatgaagagagattgagtagaatgggcctttattctctgaaaTTTTAAAGAATGAGCGGTACTCTTAATAATATATAGATAATTATTATAGGCTTGACAGGATAAATGCTGACAGGCTATTTCCCCTGGCCGGAGAGTCAGAAACTAGGGGCCATACTCCCAAGATAAGAGGTCGActgtttcggactgagatgaggagacacttCTTCACTCACCGAGTTTTGAATATTTGGAATTCCCTACCGCAGAAAGCTGTGACTGCTCAGTCAACGATTTTATTCAAGATTGTGATCGACAGATTTTGggtcactaagggaatcaagggatatagaggtagGACGGGGaagtggtcttattgaatggcagagcaagcttgagggcaTAAAACCTACTCCTGCTTCAATTTCTTTTCTTATGTACTTATCCAGGCTACACTAATCCCCGGATACACGGTCTCCACATTTTTTCCCAAGCTATATCTTGGCAGAATATAATTCGTCGGAACTTAAGTGAACTGTGACAGTAATTTATTTCTGCTAACTAGGGTATTCAATGTGGAAACAGCTTTCTGAGACCGAATAAATTGAAAAACCAGCTGATCTGAATTTTTTGTGACGCCAGCTGTTGCATAAACGTGCCGAAGAATATAATCTCGAATTTTAAAAAATGTATGCTGGTTGTTGACGTGAACAGGTCGGTCGCAGTGCTGCAATTGAAACTCGATACTGGTATCTTACGGAGGTGTACAatcgagagtttcatctgttgacttttttttattaaaataaaaccacccagtttgtatattttatAGTGATACTGTTGACAGAGTACCCATCACGGGAGCAACGTAACATGGCACAGTACTGCCTGGCACTCTGTGGGCTCTACTTAATAACAGTTCTTGGCAGAGATGTTGCCTTTTGCTAGATGATCACAATGTAGGGTAGTCGAGGGTAAACCGAAATGGACAtggattttttttctctcctcaggtGGAGATGTCACCATGACAGATAAACCGAACGTCCTGAAGCAAATAGAAAACAATGTCTCCATCAACATCCCCAGTGCCTGCAGACACCGTATCAAGGTCCGCGCCCTGACATGGGGTGAGGACAACTCTAATTTTCCGACCGACTATGACTTCATCCTGGGTTCGGATATTGTATATAGCTCAGTTACTTACCCGGCTCTAATAGAAACATTGCTCTATCTTGCCAGCCAAGGGGCTACAATCTACCTCTCTTCCGAATTACGCAAGAGTAACGCCTCCCCCTCTTTCCATCAGATACTCTTACCTCGGTATTTTAACTGTCAGGTGGTTGACAGGTTAGAGGACAAAGATGTTATTGTGTACAAGATGACCAAAATTGGTAGAAATTCTGGAGATTGTCTCCCAAGCAAAGACTGAAATCTGCTGGCCGCTGAACCTAACATGGAGATTGTAAGAACCTCGAATCACCGGCCATTTAAAAGTCTGCAGAAATATTCAATGTTCGGTTTTAATTTGCGCCTCGATCCAATTTGGCCCTTTCTACTAGGTGACATGACCTCCCAGGCCCCGATTTCTTCCTCCTGCAACGTCTAAATGCCTAGTTGCCCAATCGGACAATTTAGGGATCGTGTTGGTGAATCTTATCACCAAGTGTTCGTAAAGTAATCATGAAAATAGATGGACAATTCAAATTCAAGCATGGCAAATTAAGCGCTTAATTTCAATTTGGTTATTTGCAGGATGACACCAGTAAAATGACGAGGGAAGCTGATAATCGCGGCCAGGTATTCTACGTTTTTATGTATACACATGCGGTTAACTCTTAACCTTCTTTGGTCACCAGCAGCACAATTACAAGTGACTCATTACCATTAGCTTCAGCCTTGGATATCGgcaaaacaaatttaaaaatatTGCGGCAGCGAaagcctgtttttttttttgtctaCATCTCAGAAGTGAATACTGTGGCCGTCAGTGCTGAGTTCAGTTCATTCTACAAAGACAACGGACAATATACCCTTCCTGATCTACCTGGCCTATTATTCCACTACACGCTGCACTGACGAACCATGCTATTAAACGAATTATTCCTTTATTAGTAACGCTCACTGCTACACCACTTGTTAGGTTAATTTGAAGTGTGTCTCCCCTTTACAAGGCAGGAACATCGAAACATGAAAGCAATGTCTCTTAACCATCGCATATTTCTTCATCTGTCATGTCTTGGTAGACTGAATAACCATTCAAGTAGTTTGCCTCCAGGATATTGACAACATTTGTTCTAGAAGTAGGTCAAGTATACACACTAGTTTATGTTTAAATTATTTATATAACATTGATAAGGCAAGTTTGTATTTTAAATGTACTTAACACAGTAATGAGTGGAAAAGTGTACAGCAGACAAATGTACATTTTGTCATTTCCTCTCATGATCCAAGGATATTGGGACTCAACTCCTTTAACCAGTTTTATTAACGATTGCACATAATTTTCCTCCATTGAATGCAGACTCTATTGGAGAGATTAAATTAGTCGGATAATTCAAATTTCTGGCAAAAAATAgagttctttggtcattgtgagtgTTTAATTTCCTtgcttattgaatggtggtgctgTATATCCTTGTTAAGTAAATATACACATGTGAAGTGCATTTTCCTGTATTGTGTGGCTGTACGCAATGCGATTTCTAGTAAAATTAGTACATGCAGCTTAAACATTGTGGTGATAGCCACAGTCCTGTCAAGTCAGGGATTTATATTGGGCGGCACTGAAATAATCGACGTAATATTGCTTTGTGAATGTGAATATGCAACGTACCGTACAAACAGCCAGCTCCCATGGCCTTCTGCGATTGACATCCAATTAATGCTCCTTCTATTCAGATACAGATATAATGCTAGCTTCTCAATGCATATACTgttatgtgagattgaaaccagctaATTCTGATCCAATATATGCTGCTGTAAAGCATTTAACACATTAACACGATCTCAGCTGATGCAGTGTAATTGTAATTGAGTTGCACCGTGTTACGTTACGT from Heterodontus francisci isolate sHetFra1 chromosome 9, sHetFra1.hap1, whole genome shotgun sequence includes the following:
- the LOC137373391 gene encoding EEF1A lysine methyltransferase 3-like — encoded protein: MTTVRRLGRSSDDAPKEGACDSNAIVYENKYEFCRYSLKIARFVNAHLGFSAYVWAAGVALCRYFEKENISFTGQKVIELGSGTGIVGILATLLGGDVTMTDKPNVLKQIENNVSINIPSACRHRIKVRALTWGEDNSNFPTDYDFILGSDIVYSSVTYPALIETLLYLASQGATIYLSSELRKSNASPSFHQILLPRYFNCQVVDRLEDKDVIVYKMTKIGRNSGDCLPSKD